A DNA window from Flavisolibacter ginsenosidimutans contains the following coding sequences:
- a CDS encoding MATE family efflux transporter, which produces MFFTAWAWVLVNAFNGAGDTKTPTVINVFCFWLFQIPLAYLLAKYFAFGPTGVFIAVPVAETVITATAFVLFKKGRWKLVKI; this is translated from the coding sequence ATGTTTTTTACGGCGTGGGCATGGGTGCTCGTCAATGCGTTTAACGGCGCCGGTGATACCAAAACACCAACGGTGATCAACGTGTTTTGCTTCTGGCTGTTTCAAATACCGCTGGCATATCTGCTGGCAAAATATTTTGCCTTTGGGCCAACGGGTGTGTTCATTGCAGTGCCCGTTGCCGAAACAGTTATCACTGCTACCGCTTTTGTTTTATTTAAAAAAGGAAGATGGAAGCTGGTGAAAATCTGA